Sequence from the Maribellus comscasis genome:
GGTAGCGAACGGGAAGAATATCAAAACGACGATCAGCTTCGGGTTCAATACGATATAAAGAAGTATACTGATAAATTTAATTATCATTTTTTTACGGGATTAAATTCGACGACACTCAATTATTACCGGGCAACTCCCGAATTTAATTTTGTCAATGAAAATTCTAAAAGCAAAGAAAACGGTTTTCAAAATCATCTCAGGATTTTTAGGGAATTTAATGAGAAAACCTATGCAACAGTGAGTGCAGATGTAAATTATTATCAGGTACAAATTACTAACAAAATAAATGGCGAAGACTACAAAAAGGATCGTTTCGAAACCAGTCTTCTCATTAATTGGCACATGAAACCATCCGATCGTTTTGCTGCTTTTATGTTGATGCGCTCTGAAAATTATGACAACCACGTAGAACCTTTTATTCCAAGTGCGGGCTTCGAGTGGCAGGTAACAAAAAGATGGCCATTGTTGTTAAAACCAAATGTTGCACGAAACTACCACAAACCTACTTTGAATGATTTGTATTGGTTACCCGGTGGAAACTCCGACCTTTTGCCGGAAGATGGTTATACCGGCGATTTGTCGCTATCCTGGCAAACGGAAAACAGCCACTTTCAATTTGATAGTGAAATAACCGGATTTGTTTCTTTTATCGATAATTGGATAGTTTGGCAACCTTCGCAAAGTGGCGCATATTACTGGGAAGCAAACAATGTAAAAGAAGTTTTATCGAGAGGGGCAGAGTACCGGTTTTCAGCCGGCAAAAATTTGAGAAACTTAGAATTGAAGTCAGGGGGAAACTATTCCTACACACATACCACAAATCAAAATGCGATGCGTTCGGTTGACAAATCGCGCGGAAAACAGCTGATATACATTCCCAAACATAAAGGAAATCTTTTCGCCGCCGCCTCAGTTAAAAATTTTACGCTAAAATTTGATATGGAATACACGGGAAAAAGATACACCAATTCGAGCAATGAAGAGTCTGAGTTCGAGCGGGTTTTAAATCCGTACTGGCTTAATAAAGTTTCGCTGGATAAAATGCTGGAAATAAGCTCTTTTCGCATGAATATAAAATTTGCTGTAGAAAATATTTTTAATGAAGACTACCAAAGTATTTTATGGCGCCCCATGCCTGGCCGGTATTATTCTTTTT
This genomic interval carries:
- a CDS encoding TonB-dependent receptor plug domain-containing protein, producing MRVKLLILMFLMLTFTTVEAQNLTDTIHIEEVKVLAKRKVEEAGLKLTRPDSMARIATLTTSLSELISEYTPVFIKSYGRGSSATASFRGTAATHTQVLWNGMNLNSPMNGIADLSLLPVFFTDDVYLLHGGSSMAESSGALGGSIHLNNQINWDTNLELAGLFETSSFQTRKTFVRVLLGGGRLKSSTRLFYEGSENNFPYYNYGVIPQRNDTLENADYWKGGILQEFYYRSFNSKIMSLRIWFQKSDRNLPQLMSYEGSEREEYQNDDQLRVQYDIKKYTDKFNYHFFTGLNSTTLNYYRATPEFNFVNENSKSKENGFQNHLRIFREFNEKTYATVSADVNYYQVQITNKINGEDYKKDRFETSLLINWHMKPSDRFAAFMLMRSENYDNHVEPFIPSAGFEWQVTKRWPLLLKPNVARNYHKPTLNDLYWLPGGNSDLLPEDGYTGDLSLSWQTENSHFQFDSEITGFVSFIDNWIVWQPSQSGAYYWEANNVKEVLSRGAEYRFSAGKNLRNLELKSGGNYSYTHTTNQNAMRSVDKSRGKQLIYIPKHKGNLFAAASVKNFTLKFDMEYTGKRYTNSSNEESEFERVLNPYWLNKVSLDKMLEISSFRMNIKFAVENIFNEDYQSILWRPMPGRYYSFSMALNYKK